The DNA region CTTGCCGAAGGCGGCTTCGTATATTTCGTCCGCCGGCCTGTAGAATGGGAAGGGCCCGTAGCGCTCCAGAAGCAGGCGCTTCAAGTCCTCGGAGGCGTTAACATAGCGTTTGCCGGACAGCGTGTGCGTGACCGCCGTGGTCCAGAGGATCTGGGATCCCGGGGTGACGCTCCAGTAATTGCCCAGCTCCTTGTGGACCCGGGGCAGCTCCTTCATGAGGATTTCGTTCATGCGGTCCAGAAACCCGCCCTTGACCGCCTGCTCAAAGCTGGAGCCCATGGCGCCGCCGGGCAGTTTGTGGGTGTGGACCGTGGGGTCGAAGCCCTTGAACTGGGACTCGAACACGGCGTAAGCCGGACGCTCCTGTTTGAGCTTGTCCGAGGTTGCGATCACGGCGTCCCGATTAATTCCTTCGGCCTTGTATCCCATGTCCTCCAGCAGATCCAGGACCGTCAGCAGCGGAGGCGGGCCGAAGAAACCGGTCATGGCATGGTCGGCGGCGTCAATGATTTTCGCGCCGGCCTGAACGGCGGCCAGAATTCTGCCGATGTCGTTTCCGTCCGTATTATGGCCGTGGTAGTGGATGATCAGCTCCGGGTAGGCGTCCAGCAGCGCGGAAACCAGTTGGCCGATGCGCTGGGGGGTTCCCAGGCCCGAGTGGTTTTTCAGGGCCAGCAGAATATCCGGGCCGGTGACGTCCAGGATTTCGCCCACTTTCTTTACGTAAAATTCGTCCGTGTGCTCCGGGCCGGTGGAAAAGCACACCGTGGCCTCCAGGAACTTGCCCGCCCTCTGAACTTCCTCAAACACGGGAATCATGTTGGGGACGTGGTTCAAAAAGTCGAAGACCCGCCAGACTTCCACGTACTTGGCGAATTCCTTGACCGTGAGCCTGAGGACGTTTTCGGGATAGGGCCTGTACCCGAAGAGGTTGACGCCGCGGCACAGGGTCTGGAACATAGTGTTGGGCATGAGGCTGCGAAGAAGCTGCAGCCGCTCAAAGGGATTGATCTGCTTGCGGAGCATATCCACATGCACCGAGGCGCCGCCCGTGATTTCCAGGGAGAAATATCCGGCCGCCTCCCTTTCGGGAGCGACCAGGATGTCCGTATGCGCCAGGATGCGGTTTTTAAAGTCCGACTGGGACAAGTCCCTCGCCGTATTGGTGACAAAATAGGAATCGGAGCCGCGTATGGCTTTTAGAGCCTCTTTGACGTCCGAGCCCGGAGTGATGCGAATAGACATATCATCTCCTTTATATATGCTAAGGCCTGCTAAGCCTGTTATTCGGCGAAAATGTTCTTTCCGTGATAATGGATGGCGGAAAGCAGCTTGGCCACCTTGGCTTCCTGGGCCTCCTGGTCGCTGTAGTCGTACAGCTCGGGATGGCGCTCCAGGTATCCGGTGTCAAAGGCGCCGGAGGCGAACTCCGGCTCCAGCACCAGCTTGCGATAGAACGGGATGGTGGTCTTTGGGCCCACGATCCGGTAGTTCTTCAGAGCCCTGGACAGCCGGGAGACCGCCTCGTCCCAGCGGAAGCCGTACACCGTGAGCTTGACCAGCAGGGAGTCGTATTCCGTGGGGATGGTGTAGCCCTGATAGGCCATGCCGTCCAAACGAATGCCGGGGCCGCCGGGGGAGTTATACACGGCCACGTGCTTGCCGCTTTCCGGGGCGAAATCCTGCTTGGGGTCTTCGGCGTTGATCCGCATTTCAATGGCGAATCCGCGGCAGAAAACCTCGTCCTGGGTCACGTCCAGCTTTTTGCCCTCGGCCACGCGAATCATGCGGCGGACAATGTCAATTCCAGTGACCACTTCGGTCACGGTATGCTCCACCTGGAGGCGGGTGTTGATTTCCAAAAAATAAAAGCTGTCGTCCGAGTCCACCAGAAACTCCACGGTGCCTGCGTTGACGTAGCCCACGTGTTTGGCGTATTGGATGGCCGACTGGCAGATTTTTTCCTCCAGGGCCGGGTCCAGCAGGCTGGGGGCGATTTCCACCAGCTTTTGGTGCCTGCGCTGGATGGAGCAATTCCTGCCGCCCATATGGATGACGTTTCCATGCTGGTCGCCCAAAATCTGCACTTCAATGTGACGGGGATTGACGATTCCTTTTTCCAGATACAGGCGGCCGTCGCCGAAAGCGGAAATGGCTTCGTTCTTGGCGATTTCAATCTGGCTTAGCAGTTCCTTTTCCGAGTCCACCTTGCGGATGCCCCTGCCTCCGCCGCCGGCGACCGCCTTGAGCATGACGGGATATCCGTATTTTGCGCCGAATTCCACGGCGGCGCGCTTGCCGTCGCCGCCGGGGGGGAGGATGCCGCTGCCGGGAATGGTGGGCAGCCCCGCCTCTTCCGCCAGACGGCGCGATATGGTCTTGTCTCCCAAATCCTGAATGGTGGCTGCTGAAGGTCCTATGAAAACCAGCCCTGCTTCTTCGCAGGCGGCGGCGAACTGGGGGTTTTCCGCCAGGAACCCATAGCCGGGATGCACGGCCTGGGCGCCGCTCTTTCGCGCAGCCCAAATAATGCGGTCAATGTCCAAATAATCCTTGCGGGGGCCGGGGCCTATCCACACAGCCTCGTCGGCGATGCGGAGATGGCGGCTTTCTGCATCGGGGGATTCGTAGATCGCCACCGCCCGTTTCCCTTCTTCCTGAACGCCGCGGCACAACCGGATGGCAATCTCGCCGCGGTTTGCTACAAGCACTTTTTCAATGGGGGGAATTGTGTTCACGCGATTCTCCTTCTATTTGGATTTTCGGCCATAGCCACACTACAAAACCGGCCGAAGGAACCTTTGATTGTAGCACAGTATTACTCAATCAGCAAAAGCAAAATTTGTTCGGCCGTACAATCCCGTAATTCAGGCAGCCGGTCAGTCTGTGAAATGCTTCCCATTATCAATGTGAGATTTCTCGTATTTTTGCTGTGAAAGGCTTCATTTACATCTTATGCAAGCTCTTGTAGACATATACCGTGGCTCCCAGCGGCTACGCCATGACGACAGTCAAACAAACCGGCGCTGGGGAAGGAGGTAAGGACCATGAGAAGGCGCCCTTTATCAATCACAATCATCGCATGGACGCTCATCGTTATTGGATTAAACATTGCTTTTTTGACCTTGCTGGTTATGCCCACCACGCCCGGCCTCAAGGAATACACCCTGGCCAATCTGCCCCCTGAACTGTTTTACATCCTGGCCTTTGCATCGGCGGGAATCTCCCTTTTCTCCGGGATGTTCATGCTGGGCGGCGCCAATTGGACCCGGTACATGTGCCTGGCCTACGGCGCGGTTTTTCTTGCGTGGTCATTCGTCGCCCTTCCGGGCAACGGCCTGCTGATTCCGGAAATGGGAGTGTTCGCGATTATCTTATTCTTTTTATTCAAGCCCGGCGCCAGGGATTTTTTCGCGCCCAGGGGCATGACGGCCACACAGGATCACGGTATTTTTTAATTGAACCGCAAGCATTTATCACCCAGTTTATCCTTCCGAATTCACCCTGCAGGGTGCACGGACAAGTGCATCCTGTTTCCGCAAAACCGGATTGACATGCGGTAAACCCTCATCGTACTATACACCCTTCTAAGCCTTTTGAGGCGTTGCGTCATCGCAGGCCTCTTTTTATTGTTCTCATTGTACAGTTTTAACATTTCGGCGCTAAGGTCGTCCGGAAAGGTTTTCGCCGTGGATCTGATTTGGCAGTATAAAAGCGTTTTGTTTGCAATCATTATTGCAATAGCCTATTTCTTTTTCATCAGACCCCGGCTGAAAGCGGGCGTAAAAGCCAAGGAGCAAGAGGGGCCGACCTATGTCTGCGACCAATGCGGAGACATGGATTGCGATTGCCACCCCCTGGAAGAATCAGAGGATCCGGCAGCCGCTCGGGAAAGGCAACACGACCATACCAACGATTAACTTATTAAAATAATAATACATATGGAATGCCAAGGAGGATACGCCATGAGAATTTTAACCCGCTCGGATTTCGACGGCCTGGGATGCGCCGTTTTGCTGAAGGAAGTGGGTATGATGGACGACATCAAATTCGTCCACCCCAAAGACATCCAGGACGGACTGGTGCAAGTGACCTCGGACGACATCCTGGCGAACATTCCTTACGTCCCCGGATGCGGCATGTGGTTCGACCATCATTCCAGCGAAGAGGAAAGAAAGCTCCACGGAGAATTTGAAGGAAGCTGCGATCCAAACGCCCCCAGCGCAGCCCGGGTGATTTACGACTACTACGGGGGCAAGGAAAAATTCTCCGATCCTCATTTCGACGAATTGATTGCAGCCGTGGACAAAGCGGACTCGGCCGATTTCACCGCCGACGAAATTCTCAACCCCAGCGGTTGGGTGCTTCTTTCCTTTGTCATGGACCCGCGCACCGGCCTCGGCAGGTATCACGATTACCGCATCAGCAATTACGCCCTGATGCTGGACATGATCGATTATTGCCGGAGTAAAAGCATTGACGAAATTCTGGAAGTTCCCGACGTTCAGGAAAGGACCATGCGCTACTTCGAGCAGGACGCCCTGTTCCGGGGGATGATCGATCAAAAAGCGGTGGTTCGCGGCAACGTTATCGTCCTGGATCTCAGGGATCAGGAGGAAATTTATA from Desulfatibacillum aliphaticivorans DSM 15576 includes:
- a CDS encoding preprotein translocase subunit YajC, which translates into the protein MDLIWQYKSVLFAIIIAIAYFFFIRPRLKAGVKAKEQEGPTYVCDQCGDMDCDCHPLEESEDPAAARERQHDHTND
- a CDS encoding exopolyphosphatase, with protein sequence MRILTRSDFDGLGCAVLLKEVGMMDDIKFVHPKDIQDGLVQVTSDDILANIPYVPGCGMWFDHHSSEEERKLHGEFEGSCDPNAPSAARVIYDYYGGKEKFSDPHFDELIAAVDKADSADFTADEILNPSGWVLLSFVMDPRTGLGRYHDYRISNYALMLDMIDYCRSKSIDEILEVPDVQERTMRYFEQDALFRGMIDQKAVVRGNVIVLDLRDQEEIYTGNRFLVYSMFPDQNISIQVIWGFQRQNIVMTCGHSIINRTSKTNVGSLCLKYGGGGHEKVGTCQVPIEKADAILEEIIAQMNQDG
- a CDS encoding acetyl-CoA carboxylase biotin carboxylase subunit; its protein translation is MNTIPPIEKVLVANRGEIAIRLCRGVQEEGKRAVAIYESPDAESRHLRIADEAVWIGPGPRKDYLDIDRIIWAARKSGAQAVHPGYGFLAENPQFAAACEEAGLVFIGPSAATIQDLGDKTISRRLAEEAGLPTIPGSGILPPGGDGKRAAVEFGAKYGYPVMLKAVAGGGGRGIRKVDSEKELLSQIEIAKNEAISAFGDGRLYLEKGIVNPRHIEVQILGDQHGNVIHMGGRNCSIQRRHQKLVEIAPSLLDPALEEKICQSAIQYAKHVGYVNAGTVEFLVDSDDSFYFLEINTRLQVEHTVTEVVTGIDIVRRMIRVAEGKKLDVTQDEVFCRGFAIEMRINAEDPKQDFAPESGKHVAVYNSPGGPGIRLDGMAYQGYTIPTEYDSLLVKLTVYGFRWDEAVSRLSRALKNYRIVGPKTTIPFYRKLVLEPEFASGAFDTGYLERHPELYDYSDQEAQEAKVAKLLSAIHYHGKNIFAE
- a CDS encoding biotin/lipoyl-containing protein, coding for MSIRITPGSDVKEALKAIRGSDSYFVTNTARDLSQSDFKNRILAHTDILVAPEREAAGYFSLEITGGASVHVDMLRKQINPFERLQLLRSLMPNTMFQTLCRGVNLFGYRPYPENVLRLTVKEFAKYVEVWRVFDFLNHVPNMIPVFEEVQRAGKFLEATVCFSTGPEHTDEFYVKKVGEILDVTGPDILLALKNHSGLGTPQRIGQLVSALLDAYPELIIHYHGHNTDGNDIGRILAAVQAGAKIIDAADHAMTGFFGPPPLLTVLDLLEDMGYKAEGINRDAVIATSDKLKQERPAYAVFESQFKGFDPTVHTHKLPGGAMGSSFEQAVKGGFLDRMNEILMKELPRVHKELGNYWSVTPGSQILWTTAVTHTLSGKRYVNASEDLKRLLLERYGPFPFYRPADEIYEAAFGKDWKAIVERDSGIEECPPVDLEAEQAELEKALGRPADIEELVLYLQHPRDAVNFLKFEEEYGKTYVLPPSVWLRQGGFDAEEVVTFADHTGKHHSVTFASTQELHDGSQLNYLYVDHHLEPFHHYPEASQGQAGPQKELTQAEIASLAEMGEVRAPMTGVVAQISLEVDQKISEGDTLLVLEAMKMLNSLDAAIAGVVSEVAVTEGQQVAKGDLMVRVRPLRSKDASE